Within Pseudomonas sp. LBUM920, the genomic segment TTGGTGCTGGACTGGCAAGCGCTGTTCGAGCGGCAATGGCACGCCAATGCCGCTCGCCGAGAATGGAAGCCCGCTACCCATTTTGGTTTGCCGCGCCTGCCCAAGGTGCCGGCCACCGGGCCAGGCCTGGGGCGCGTCGCCTATGCCGACGCGCGTCAGCACCGCGATATCCTGCAGTCGCTGATCCGCGCCTTGAACAGCGGCCAGCAAAGAATCTGGCTGGCCACGCCGTATTTTCTGCCGACCTGGAGTGTGCGCCGTGCCTTGCGCCGCGCGGCGGGGCGTGGGGTGGATGTGCGTTTGCTGCTCACCGGCCCGCGCACCGATCACCCCTCCGTGCGCTACGCCGGGCACCGTTATTACCCGCGTTTGTTGCGCGCCGGTGTGCAGATTTTCGAATACCAGCCGTGCTTCCTGCACCTGAAAATGGTGCTGGTGGACGATTGGGTGAGCATCGGCTCGTGCAATTTCGACCACTGGAATTTGCGCTTCAACCTGGAAGCCAACCTGGAAGCGCTGGACCCGCAATTGACGCTGGCCGTGGCTGACAGTTTCGAACGCGATTTTGCCAAGAGCCAGGCCGTGAGCCTGGAAGCATGGAAGTCGCGGCCGTTGTGGCGGCGGGTCAAGCAGCGGGTGTGGGGCTGGATTGATCGGTTGGTGGTGAATCTGTTGGATCGGCGGGGGTAGGGCGCCCCCGCCGTTGCTGACTAAAACTGCAATGTGTACTGCGCCGTAAGGCTTTGGTCGCGTGTGCGCTCACCGCGCTGTTGGCTGAAGCCGAAGTCCAAGGTGCTGTCGCGGCTCAGGCGCGCGGTGGCGCCCAGTTCCAGGCGGGTGCTGAGGCGATCCAACGGCGCGCCGCTGACGCTCATCACGCGGCCGCCGTCCCAGGCTGCCTGAGTGGTGGGTTGCAGGTCGCCGCTTGCATGGGTATAAGCCAGGCCGCCACGCAGGCTCAGCCATGACGGGCCGATCTGCGCCTTGCCCAGGTCGAGGTTGACCCGCACACCGCCGGTGGTCAGGTTGACGTTTTCCTTCGAGCGTTTGCCCTTCAGTGCGGCCATGCTGCCGCGCTCTTTGAAGCCTTCGCTGCGCTGTTGCACATTGGCCAGTTGCAGATACGGCTGCCAGTTCCAGAAGTCATGGCTGAACCTGTAGTTGGCCTCGGCAAACGTCTGCACGGTGCGGCTGGCGTATGTGGCGGTCAGGCGGTTGTCTACGCCGGGGAAGCTGACGCGGCGTTTTGTTTCGATCTCATGTTGCGCATAGGCGATGCCGCCATACACGCCGAACGCGTCCCACGTGTGGCCGGCGTGCAGGGCCAATTGGTAGGTGTCGACGCTGGCTTTGCCTCGCGAACCGGCCTTCACGTCCGAGCGGCCGCTGCCGGCGACCACGCCCACGCGAGTGCCTTGCTCCAGCGTGTGATCGAACCCCAACAGCAGGCCCGTGCTGTTGTGGTGAGTGCGCGTGGTGTTGCTGTTGCCGGCGAATTGGCCGGATTGACGCGGCAGTTGCACCCAGATGCCTTGGTTGTTGGCGTCGAGTGCGGCGTCGCGGCTGTCTTGCGCCAGGCGCTGACGGTCGAGTGCGGCCTGGCGCACGACACGGCTGTTTTCAATCAGTACCGCTTGGGTGCTGGCATGCAGTTCGCCGCTCAACTGATCCAGGGCTGCAGGTGCTTGCTCGGGAAACAGCGAGGTCAGGCGTTGCAGCAGCGGCGAGGGTTGGGTTTCAGCATCCGCAGCATGGGCGACGGCGCGTTGGTTAGCAGTCTGCGCCGCTGACGCCAGTGACTGACCGCGGCCAAACTCCACCAGCAAGTTATTGCCTTGCCTGATCTGGGAAACGCTGAGGAAAGGCGAGAACTCGCGGCGGTCTACCGAGGTAAATTCGCCATTCAACGCACCTTGGGCTTGAAGGATGCTGTAACGCTGGCCCAGGTAATAGTGGTTGGGTTGCGCACTCAGGTACAACGAGCCGCCGTTGATGGACGCCTCCTTTTGGACCTGCAATGGGGCCGGGGCTGTCTGGCTGGTCAGCCCGGTCATCAGGGTGGAGCCGGCTGCTTGTCGGTAGTCGCCCTCGATGGCCAGTGAACCATTCAGGCGCAGCAGACCGCCTTCGAGGTTAACGTCACCTTTGAGGGTATTGGTGGCGTCCAGCTCCAGCACACCCTCTTTGAGCGTGACGCCGGCAAAGCTGTTGTTGCCGCTCAGGCGCAGCCAGCCGATGCCGGTTTTTTCCAGGTGCCCCGGGCCGCTGATGTCGTTGCGCCAGTCGTCCCAGGCGCCGCCTTGCCAGACCCTGGCGCCGCCGGCGGGGCGGTCCATGTTCACCACGGTGTCGACCCGCAGTTGGCCAGGGCCATCGATGGCTTTTTTCAGGTTCATGAGGCCCCAGCCATAGACGTCGTCTACCCCAGGCTCACCCAGGTCGGTGGCGGTGGTCAGCAACACGTCGCGGATTTGCGGGTTGTCGAGGTAGGGGAAGCGTTCCATCAGCAGGGCCAGGCCGCCGGTCACGTGCGGGGCGGCGATGGAGGTGCCGGAGGCGGTCAGGTAGTTGAACGCGGGATTGTCGCCGGTCACCTTGAAACCATCGACTTCGCCGTCGGCGTCATGGTGGTTTTCGGTGGTGATCGAACCCGACACCCAGGCTGAGGTGATATCCGTTCCGGGTGCGGCCAGGCACCAGTCTTTGCTGAAACCGCAACGGTAGGAGCGATCGCTTAATGTCAGGCTTTGATCGAGGTTGACCACGGTCAGCCAATAAGGCTCCAGCGCCTTGATTGCGCGGGGCAGGCTCGAATGGACGCCGGTAAACGGTGCTGTTTGGGGCGAGGCGTTGGCCGTGTCGGTATTGCCCGCTGCCCAAACCTGCAGCATGCCGTATTTGATCGCGCCCTCGGCTGTGGCCTTCAGCTCTTGATATTGATTTATCTCGGCCAGGAAGGCGTCGAGTTCTGCCTCACCCGCCAGCGGCGTAGGTGTGCCCCAACTGTGATTGACCACGCGTACCTGTTGTTCGTGCAGTTGCGCGTAGGCCCTGCTCACGGCTGCAGGCGTTAAGTTGGTGACGCTGAAAGGGCTTAAACCAGGCCCGCCCAGGTAGCTGTTGCTGAATTTGCGCACGGCACTCATGTGCGCGCCGTAGGCCACACCCTGCACGCCAGAGCCATCACGGTTGGCGACTATCCTGCCGGCCACGTGCGTGCCGTGAGCGTTGTAGTGAGTGCTTACATTTTTCAGATAGTTATCAAGCTCTTCGCGGGTGATGTCGCCATTGGCAATGGCCTCCTCCAGGCCGAGCAAGGCTTCGGGAGGCAGCGAGTCGATGACATTCACCGCGGAACGGTCACCCTCGCTGAAAAAGCAGCCATCAGCCAGCACTGTCTCACTCATGCAGCCAGGGTCGGCCAGGCGCACGCCGGAATGGGGCTTGCCGGCAAATTCAGGGTGGCGCACATCGGTTCCAGAATCGTAAACGCCCACCCGCCCCCCTGTGCCGCTCAACCCCCTGGCGTAGGCGTGGTCGGCACCGATTGCACCCAGCCCCCAGTCTTTGTTGAACTCTTGACTGTGCCAACTGGCTGCATCGTGCAACCGGCCTTGTTCGACGTAGCGGGCTGCCTGGGCCGCCAGGCTCGACAGGCATCCGAGCACACAGAGGGCGATCGCCGCTGGCTTGAATGATGATTGAGCGGGCGCCTGCGTTGCGGGTGCTCGAACGTTTTTCGGGGGCGACATGGTCCACACACCTGCACAGTTATTTCGGGTCAATAGCGTGCGTGAGTAGGCCGGGCGCCTGATGTAGGACTTGGCTTGAAGCGGGGAGGGAACGCTGACTTTTTACTGACTGAGACGGGGAAGGGCGCAAGCCCCCTCTCCAACGAAGAGGGGGCTGCAGGTATTACAGCAACTCGAACGTCTGCTGCTGCACATCCTGGGAATCCAGCCCGATCTGCACATTGAACTGGCCCGGTTCCGCGGCGAACTTGAGCTGGGTGTTGTAGAACTTCAAGTCTTCTTCGGTGATGGTGAAGTGCAGCGTGCGCTCTTCACCGGCCTTGAGCATGACCTTCTGGAAGTTCTTCAGCTCTTTCACCGGGCGGATCATCGAGCCGGCCACGTCCTGGATATACAGCTGCACCACGGTTTCGCCGTCGACCTTGCCGGTGTTTTTCAGCGTGACGCTGGCGTCGAGCTTGCCGGTCTTGTTCAGCGTCGTGGACGACAGCGCCATGTCAGACAGGCTGAACGTGGTGTAGCTCAGGCCATAGCCAAACGGGAACAGCGGCCCGGTGACGTCATCGAAGTATTGCGAGGTGTAGTTGCCCGGCTTGCCCGGCGTGAAGGGCCGGCCAATGCTCAGGTGGTTGTAGTAGGTCGGAATCTGCCCCACCGAACGTGGGAAGGTGATCGGCAGCTTGCCCGACGGGTTGTAGTCACCGAACAGCACGTCGGCAATCGCGTTGCCGCCTTCGGTGCCGGCGAACCAGGTTTCGAGGATCGCGTCGGCTTGTTGGTTCTCGTCGAGAATCGACAGTGGGCGGCCGTTCATCAGCACCAGCACCAACGGTTTGCCGGTGGCTTTGAGGGCCTTGATCAAGTCGCGCTGGCTTTGCGGAATGTTCAAATCGGTGCGGCTCGAGGATTCGTGAGACATGCCACGCGACTCGCCTACGGCCGCGACCACCACGTCAGCGTCCTTCGCCGCTTTCACCGCTTCGTCGATCAGTACTTGGGCTGGGCGGGTGTCATCCACCACTTCCGGCGCATCGAAGTTGAGGAAGTTGAGGTAGTCGACCACGGCCTTGTCGTTGGTGATGTTGGCGCCACGCGCGTAGATCACTTTGCCTTTTTCGCCGATCACGGCATTGATGCCGTCGAGCAGGGTTACCGATTGTTCAGGCTTACCGGCGGCAGCCCAGCTGCCCATCATGTCGATAGGGGCCTTGGCCAGCGGGCCGACCAGCGCGATGGTCGCGGACTTTTTCAGCGGCAGGGTGTCGTTCTGGTTTTTCAGCAGCACCAGGCTGCGGCGCGCAATATCACGGGCGTCGGCGCGGTGCAGGCGGCTCTCGGCATAGGTGTCGGCCGGGTCATCTTCGGCTTTGCCGATGCGCAGGTACGGGTCGTTGAACAGGCCCATGTCGTACTTGGCGCCGAGCACTTCGCGCACGGCGTTGTCGATGTCGCTCTGTTCGATTTCGCCGGACTTGAGCAACCCCGGCAGTTCCTTGCCATACAGCGAGTCGTTCATGCTCATGTCGATGCCGGCCTTGATCGCCAGCTTGGCGGCTTCACGCCCGTCCTTGGCCACGCCGTGCTTGATCAGCTCGAAGATCGCACCGTGGTCACTGACGGCCAGGCCTTTGAAGCCCCAGTCCTTGCGCAGCAAGTCGTTCATCAGCCAGGTGTTGGCGGTGGCAGGCACGCCGTTGATCGAGTTCAACGCCACCATCACGCTGCCGGAACCGGCCTTGATTGCCGCGTGGTACGGCGGCAGGTAGTCCTGGTACATCTTGACCGGGCTCATGTCGACCACGTTGTAGTCGCGACCGCCTTCTACCGCGCCATACAGGGCGAAGTGCTTGACGCTGGCCATGATGCTGTCGGCATTGGCGGGGCTGGCGCCCTGGAAGGCCTTGACCATGACCTCGGCAATGCGCGAGACCAGGTAGGTGTCTTCGCCGAAGCCTTCGGATGTACGGCCCCAGCGTGGGTCGCGGGAGATGTCGACCATCGGCGCAAAGGTGATGTCGAGGCTGTCGGCAGCGGCTTCCTGGGCGGCGATGCGCCCGGAGCGGCCGATGGCGTCCATGTCCCAGCTGGAGGCCAGGGCCAAACTGATCGGGAAGATTGTGCGGTGGCCGTGGATCACGTCATAGGCGAAGAACATCGGGATCTTCAACCGGCTGCGCATGGCCGCGTCCTGCATCGGACGGTTTTCCGGGCGGGTGATCGAGTTGAAGGTGCCGCCGATACGGCCGGCGGCGATTTCCTTGCGGATCAGCTCGCGGGGCATTTCGGGACCGATGCTGATCAGGCGCAATTGGCCGATCTTTTCATCCAGGGTCATCTGCTTGAGCAGGTCGCTGACAAAGGCGTCCTTGTCTTTAAGCGCAGCAGGCTTTGTTTCTGCCCAGACGGGGTGAGTGGCCAGAGTGGCAACAAGGCCGAGCAAACACAGCTTCTTCATGAATATCCTTTTTCGGCTACTGCACAGCGAAAATGCGCCGCTCTGCCAAAATGTGGGGAACATATGTTGTTGTTCGAGTGTTATTGCAGTAAATGCACGACACTTGTGAACTCTTATTCGCGCTGGGCATCTTTTTAGCTGATTGGCTCAATGCAATCCAGTGGTGGCGGCGGATTATGCCCCAAGCGCGTGGTTTAAAGGGTTAGTCGTCAACTTCCATCAAGTTTGGGCAGGAGAAACACCATGCAAGCAGCACAAGGTTACCGCTGGGGCTTGAAAGCCGCCGCTTTGCTATTGATCAGCACAGTGCTGAGCGGTTGCGGCATCAACACCATTCCGACTCTGGATGAACAGGCCAAGGCGGCCTGGGGCCAGGTGCAGAACCAGTACCAGCGCCGCGCCGACCTGATCCCCAACCTGGTGGAAGTGGTCAAGGGTTACGCAGCACATGAGCAAGATACCCTCACCGCCGTGATCGAAGCGCGGGCCAAGGCCACCTCGATTCAGGTGGATGCCAGCACCCTCGACAATCCGGAAAAACTCAAGCAGTTCCAGCAAGCCCAGGATGGTTTGAGCGGCGCCCTCAGCCGTTTGATGGTGGTGTCCGAGCGCTACCCGGACCTCAAAGCCAACCAGAACTTCCTGGCCCTGCAATCGCAACTTGAAGGCACAGAAAACCGCATTGCCGTGGCTCGCCGTGACTTTATCCAGGCCGTGCAGGCTTACAACACCGAAATCCGTACCTTCCCTGGCCGCCTGTGGCACAGCGTGATGTACAGCGACTTGCCGATCCGCGCCACGTTTGAAGCCACCAGCGCCGATGCCGATAAAGCGCCACAAGTGAAGTTCAAATAAGGCTTCTCTGAGGTGTCGATGCGTTTATTACGGATAGGCTTGGCGCTGTGGTTGCTGGCCTGCGTGGGTGCCGCCCAGGCGGCATTGACGTTCCCGGCCTTGACCGGACGGGTGGTGGACAGCGCCCAGATGATCGACCCGGCAACCCGCGCGCAGATCACCCAGCAGTTGCAGGCGCTGGAGCAAACCTCGGGCGACCAGATCGTGGTGGTCACCGTGCCTGACCTGCAAGGCGTGCCCATTGAAGACTACGGTTACCAATTGGGTCGCCAGTGGGGCATCGGGCAGAAGGGCAAGGACAACGGCGCGCTGTTGATCGTCGCCCGTGATGAGCACAAGTTGCGCATCGAAGTCGGCTATGGCCTCGAAGGTGTGCTGACCGATGCGCAGTCGTGGGTGATCATCAACCAGGTGATCGCGCCCAAGTTCAAGGCGGGCAATTACAGCCAGGGCATCAGCGACGGTGTGGCGGCGCTGGTGCAGGTGGTGGGTGGCGAGCCGCTGGCCGTGCCGGCGCATGTGGCCGATGCGAATTTCGCCAAGAACAACCCGGGGTTTTCCATCGGCTTGTTCATCTTGCTGATTGGCGTGCTGTGGCTGTGCAACCGCCTGGGCCTGCCGGTTGGCGCTATTCTGCTGGCGATTCTCAGCAGCAGCGGGCGCGGCGGCGGTGGCGGGGGCGGCGGTGGTGGCTTCAGAGGCGGCGGCGGTGGTTTTGGCGGTGGCGGGGCCTCAGGTGGCTGGTAATGACAATAACTAGAAAGGGGCATCTACAACCATGGCACTACTGAGTGAACACGAGCAACGCCAGGTCGCTGAGGCGATCGCTCGGGTCGAAAAAACCACCGATGCCGAACTGGTCACCGTGCTGGCGGCGCGTGCCGATGATTACGCTTACATCCCGTTGCTCTGGGCCAGTCTGATCGCCTTGGTGGTGCCCGGCGTGGTGCATTACTTGTCGGGCTACCTGACCATGTACACCTTGCTGCTGGCACAGTGGGCAACGTTTATCGTGTTGTGCTTGGTGTTTCGCCTGCCGAAAGTCACCACGCGTCTGATCCCGCGGTCAGTGCGGCATTGGCGCGCGTCCAACCTGGCGCGCCGCCAGTTCCTGGAGCAGAACCTGCACCACACGCTGGGCGGCACTGGTGTGCTGATTTTTGTCAGCGAGGCGGAGCGCTATGTGGAAATCCTGGTGGACGAGGGCATTTCCAAGCGCCTGGATGACGGCAGTTGGGACACCATCGTCAAGGCGTTCACCCAGCAGGTGAAGCAAGGGCAGACGTTGGCCGGGTTTATCGCGTGCATTGAGGCCTGCGGCGAGTTGCTCAAGGTGCATGTGCCGGTGACGCAAACCCGTAATGAACTGCCCAACAGGTTGGTCGTACTCGAATAACCCAAACACCACTGAACCAAAATGTGAGAGGGGGCTTGCCCCCGATGGCCGTGTGTCAAGCAACTCATTTGGAGCTGATACACCGCCATCGGGGGCAAGCCCCCTCCCACCTTTGGATCTGTGCAGGCTGGACGAATCGACCGTTGAGCAAATAACCCCGTGCCCTAAACCTTCATCCCCCCTAAAATGCCCGGCATTCCCAGCCCGAGGCGTTTTTGTTCATGTCCGTCACCGCTCAACCTGCCCGCCCTGCGCCGGATCATCACGCCCAGTTCATCGAACTGCTGAGCGCAAGCCTGGCGCAGAACGCGTTTATCAAGCTGGTGCTGGCCAAGTACGTGGGTGAGGAAGCCGATTTGCAACGGCTGATCATCAAGCCGGTAGAGGTCAAGGAGCAGGCCTGCCTGTCCTTCGTTTACCGCTACAAGACCCGCGATATCACCAAGAACTTGCCGCTGGCCGAGGGCGTGGCAGCGATTGCTGCGCTGCTGCCCACCTCGTTCAAGAATGCGCATTTGCTGTCGCTGACCGACGAAGCCCAGCTGGAATACAGCAAGAAGAACAAAAGCTCGCTGTTCAAAAGCAAGCCCCAGCAACTGCGTGAGGCGCCGTCCGCCGAGCACAACCGCGAGAAAAATCGCTTCCTTGACCTGAGCCGGCCATTCCTCGCCGACCTGGGCGTGACCGACGCCAAGCAGGCGCTGATCCCGTCGATGTCGCGCAAGTGGAAGCAGATCAACAAGTTCATCGAAGTGTTCAGCCATGCGCTGACCTCGTCGCCGCTGAAACTGGATCAGCCGGTGCGCGTCGCCGATTTCGGTTCGGGCAAGGGTTACCTGACCTTCGCCATCCACGATTACCTGCGCAACACCCTCAAGGCCGAGGGCGAAGTGACTGGCGTGGAACTGCGCGAAGACATGGTGACGTTGTGCAACAGCGCGGCCGCACGCCTGGAACACCCTGGGCTGGTGTTCAAGTGCGGTGACGTACGCAGCGTGGCGCCCAGTGACCTGGACGTAATGATTGCGCTGCATGCCTGTGACATTGCCACCGATTACGCGATCCACACCGGTATCCGTTCGGGCGCGTCGATCATCATGTGCTCGCCGTGCTGCCACAAACAGATTCGCCTGCAGATCCAGAGCCCGGTGCTGCTCAAGCCGATGCTGCAATACGGCCTGCACCTGGGCCAACAGGCGGAAATGGTCACCGACAGCCTGCGTGCGCTGTACCTCGAGGCCTGTGGGTATGAGACCAAGGTGTTCGAGTTCATCTCGTTGGAACACACCAACAAGAACAAGATGATTCTGGCGATCAAGCGCAGCGAGCCGGTGGACAACGCGCAGTTGCTGGAGAAAATCCAGGCGCTGAAGGCGTTCTACCAGATCAGCGAGCACTGCCTGGAAACCCTGCTGCGCGCGGATGGCTTCTTGAACTGAACACAGGCCCTGTGGAAGCCGGGCTTGTGTGGGAGCTGGCTTGCCTGCGATGCAGGCGACTCGGTCTTTCAGCTAAACCGCGGTGATGCCATCGCGGGCAAGCCCGGCCCCCACACACGCGTGCTTTCACATTAGATAGCGTTCGGCTTGGGCGCAGGCGCAGGCTGCACCGCGGTCTTGCGTCCCAGCATCACCGTCACGATCACCCCACAGGCAAACAGCCAGGTGATCGGCTCGATATGCTCACCAAAAAACAACGCCGAAAACGCGATGGTGAAGAAGATCTGCAGCAACTGGATCTGGCTGACCCGCGCGATGCCGCCCATGGCCAGCCCGGCGTACCAGGCGAAAAACCCCAGGAACTGCGAGAACAGCGACACGTAACCAAACGCCCACCAGGCACGCGTCGAAATTGCCCCTTGATGCTGCGCCGCCAAGTACCACACCGGGCCGATCAACACCGGCGTCGACAGCACCAGCGCCCAGCAGATGACCTGCCAGCCACCCATTTCCTTGGCCAGGCGGCCACCTTCGGCATACCCCAGGCCGCCCACGGCAATCGCGCCGAGCATCAGCAAATCGCCTGCCTGGACACTGCCGGCACCGGTGATCAGCGCGTAACTCAACACCAATGCACTGCCCAGCGCCGCACAGGCCCAGAAGGCTTTTGACGGCCGCTCGTGGGACAGCCACGCCGCATACAGCGCCACGCACAGCGGCTGCAGGCCGTTGACCAGTGCGCCATGGGAGGCTGGCAAGGTTTGCATGGCCCAGGCCGACAGCACCGGAAAACCGAGGATCACGCCGGCTATCACCAGGCACAGCCCGCGCACCTGGCGCCAGGTGGGCCAGCGCTCGCGGCGCCACAGCAACAGCGCCGCCGCCGGAACTGCCGCGAACAAGGCACGGCCCAGGCCGTTGAGCAACGGATGGACCTCCTGCACGACGATGCGGGTGAACGGCAAGGTGAGGCTGAAGATGATGACGCCCAGCAGGCCGAGGGCCATGCCGGTGTTTTCGCGCGAGCTCATGAGGGCGACCCGAATCTAGAGGGCTTCAAGGGATGCCCATCTAGCCACAACCCTTGCCGATTGCTGGCCTACAGCTGGGTGCGGATTTATCCGTACAGTTTCAATCGCTCGGGTTGGCAGTGCCGCCGCCTTCGCCGCCTCGCCAGGGCTCGACAGCTCCCACAGAAGATCGCGAGCAAATGGAGATCCATGTGGGAGCTGTCGAGCTTTAGCGAGGCGGCGAAGGGCTCGCCTCGGTCGTGCAGACAAACCCACACACCCGCAGCACCTAACCTTAGAAGAATCGCGTAATGCTGATCTTCGCATCGCGACCTTTGGTGTAGGCACGGTCGCCGCTCAGGGCCGGGCGGAAGTTGTTGTTGAGCAAGTTGTCCACGGTGAAATTCACCTCGGTGCCTTTCAGGTAAGCCTGTTGCGGTTTCCATTTGGCGAACAGACCCTGGGTGTTGTAGGCCTTGTTACCGTACTGGTCGTAGAACAGGTCGCCCACGCTGCTGCCCGGTCCGCCGGAATATGTATCGCTGGGCAAGCGGTCGGTGGCGCCGATGAACTGGCCTATCCAGCCTACCTGGGCATCCCAGGCCGGAATATTGGTGCCCAGCACCAGCACCCATTTGGTCGGTGGAATGTCACGTGCCGCCACATCCGGCCCCCACGGGTTGGTGTAGGCGCCTTCGTGTTCACCTTTGGCGTAGGCGAACGACACCGAGCCGAACAGGTAGGTGGAGTTATAGAACGATTCGAGTTCAAAGCCCTTGATGGTCAGGCCGCCGATGTTGCGGTAATTGGACATCGCCCCAGGCGGGCAGGCGCTGGAAATCGTGCCGCCGTTGACGGCCTGGTTCTGGCAGCCGACGCCGGTGGCCTTGAAGATTTCGTCTTCGACTTTGTTGTGGAACAACGTGGTGCGCACTTGCAGGTTGTCGTCGTGGGCAATCAGGTTATCGAAGCTGACGACGCTGCCCACGGTGATCGACGTGATGCGCTCCGGGTCGAGGTCGACGCTGGTGGCGGTGCGGCTGCCCAGGCCTTGCACTTCATACTGCTCGTCGATGACCGGCGCGCGCCAGGTTTTGCTCCAGTTGGCGAACAGCCCCAGGTTCGGCGTGACGTTCCAGAACAACGCCAGGCGTGGCGACCAGCCGGTGTAGGTGCGGTCACTGTAGTCGTGGCCGAACGAGGGGGCCGGGTTGTTGTAGTACGGCGCATCGTTGCCTTCGCCGCGGTTGCGCACGTGGTCGTAGCGCAGGGACGGGGTGATGGTCACGTCGCCCACGGTCACTGCATCCTGGACAAAGAAGCTGTGGGTATCGACCTTGCCGTGGGGCATGAAACCCGGCTGGAAATGCCCATAGTTATAGCGCGCCGTGTTGTAGGCAGTGCCCGGCATCCACATCTCGGTTTCGCGGATGTGCTCGCGGATCTGGCCACCCACGGTGACGGCATGCTGCAAGGGCCCGGTGTCAAACAGACTGACGTTGCGGATGTCGAGGTTTTTGTCGGTGTAGGACGTGTCCATCTTGCGCCCGCCGGTGGCCAGCTGGAAAAACGCCGTGGCGTCGCGCTCGTCGGTCTGGTCGGTGTTGGACTGGGAATATTTGACGGTCAGGTCCACCAGCGGGTTGTTC encodes:
- a CDS encoding TonB-dependent receptor, producing MFRAPCHASHLFLRPTLIATCLVFSLNAQAESFKLQLPAQSLATSLSQVAQQAKIQLLFDETLLKNVQAPALNGDFTPEVAIRSLLKNGEFTLIKVGTTYVVRPDEGKTTHSSAIQLDALSVIGTGNEVDSSTVNRSTLSQADIDRYQSNNIPSLLQTLPGVSQGGSLKPGGQTINIRGFGDAEDVPMTVDGATKSGFERYQQGTVFIEPELIKSIEVEKGPNSPFTGNGGFGGTVNMTTKDAPDLLQDGRNSGAMLKYGYSSNDHEQVYSGAVYGRTDDGRFDALAYLTQRDGGDMKVAAKLPNDNNQYPVNPQRLPNSAQDVDGKLFKVNAHLTEEHSVGLSYSRSHSNRWTPFSAASYPTPPTQANIDRYGYEGALKRFLAQRDTVDTTWSGKYEYQPVNNPLVDLTVKYSQSNTDQTDERDATAFFQLATGGRKMDTSYTDKNLDIRNVSLFDTGPLQHAVTVGGQIREHIRETEMWMPGTAYNTARYNYGHFQPGFMPHGKVDTHSFFVQDAVTVGDVTITPSLRYDHVRNRGEGNDAPYYNNPAPSFGHDYSDRTYTGWSPRLALFWNVTPNLGLFANWSKTWRAPVIDEQYEVQGLGSRTATSVDLDPERITSITVGSVVSFDNLIAHDDNLQVRTTLFHNKVEDEIFKATGVGCQNQAVNGGTISSACPPGAMSNYRNIGGLTIKGFELESFYNSTYLFGSVSFAYAKGEHEGAYTNPWGPDVAARDIPPTKWVLVLGTNIPAWDAQVGWIGQFIGATDRLPSDTYSGGPGSSVGDLFYDQYGNKAYNTQGLFAKWKPQQAYLKGTEVNFTVDNLLNNNFRPALSGDRAYTKGRDAKISITRFF
- a CDS encoding SAM-dependent methyltransferase, with amino-acid sequence MSVTAQPARPAPDHHAQFIELLSASLAQNAFIKLVLAKYVGEEADLQRLIIKPVEVKEQACLSFVYRYKTRDITKNLPLAEGVAAIAALLPTSFKNAHLLSLTDEAQLEYSKKNKSSLFKSKPQQLREAPSAEHNREKNRFLDLSRPFLADLGVTDAKQALIPSMSRKWKQINKFIEVFSHALTSSPLKLDQPVRVADFGSGKGYLTFAIHDYLRNTLKAEGEVTGVELREDMVTLCNSAAARLEHPGLVFKCGDVRSVAPSDLDVMIALHACDIATDYAIHTGIRSGASIIMCSPCCHKQIRLQIQSPVLLKPMLQYGLHLGQQAEMVTDSLRALYLEACGYETKVFEFISLEHTNKNKMILAIKRSEPVDNAQLLEKIQALKAFYQISEHCLETLLRADGFLN
- a CDS encoding DMT family transporter; this translates as MSSRENTGMALGLLGVIIFSLTLPFTRIVVQEVHPLLNGLGRALFAAVPAAALLLWRRERWPTWRQVRGLCLVIAGVILGFPVLSAWAMQTLPASHGALVNGLQPLCVALYAAWLSHERPSKAFWACAALGSALVLSYALITGAGSVQAGDLLMLGAIAVGGLGYAEGGRLAKEMGGWQVICWALVLSTPVLIGPVWYLAAQHQGAISTRAWWAFGYVSLFSQFLGFFAWYAGLAMGGIARVSQIQLLQIFFTIAFSALFFGEHIEPITWLFACGVIVTVMLGRKTAVQPAPAPKPNAI